One part of the Rhodococcus oxybenzonivorans genome encodes these proteins:
- a CDS encoding glycosyltransferase 87 family protein, giving the protein MSATPDGRRSAGTAADRSEAPRTLQRQRVLGVLIRVLIVAGLVTGFAYNLVGLPGLRDFGFYYRLDLDVYRLGGSVFLHGPTLYGSMPPTQMGNFLPFTYPPLAAVVFSPLSLVSLEAAGVVVTALSLVALFGALLVTLDSLGIAPRTTLVWTALGGLAVAMALEPVSSTLDYGQINILLMALVAFDCLAKRTPLPRGVLIGLAAAVKLTPAVFVLYFLLRKDFRAAVTTAAAFVAFSAVGAIATWSDSVTYWTRTLFDSGRIGTPAYPANQSITGVLARFDVSESLRTPIWLLLGLGVLALVIVAMLRTLRAGEAALALGVNAVLGLLVSPVSWSHHWVWSVPITLVLGVLAYRRRSIALGLVAVAGLAVIKVAAHWKLGVGRWSGVHWSVWDQILASSYVWWGCAVVAVAFVTFGTAASRPDGDERRTPSGDVSVPVS; this is encoded by the coding sequence GTGAGCGCTACCCCCGACGGTCGTCGGTCCGCGGGCACTGCCGCGGACCGCTCGGAGGCGCCGCGGACGCTGCAGCGACAACGCGTTTTAGGTGTGTTGATTCGGGTCCTGATCGTCGCCGGACTCGTCACCGGCTTCGCGTACAACCTCGTCGGTCTGCCGGGTCTGCGCGACTTCGGTTTCTACTACCGGCTCGACCTGGACGTCTACCGTCTCGGCGGGTCGGTGTTCCTCCACGGGCCCACTCTCTACGGATCGATGCCACCCACGCAGATGGGCAACTTCCTTCCGTTCACCTATCCACCGCTCGCGGCGGTGGTCTTCAGTCCACTGTCGCTGGTGTCACTGGAGGCGGCAGGCGTGGTGGTGACCGCGCTGTCCCTGGTCGCCCTGTTCGGCGCACTCCTCGTCACTCTCGACTCCCTCGGAATCGCCCCGCGGACCACCCTGGTGTGGACGGCGCTCGGCGGGCTGGCCGTGGCCATGGCACTCGAACCGGTGTCGTCCACTCTCGACTACGGGCAGATCAACATCCTGCTGATGGCGTTGGTGGCGTTCGACTGCCTCGCGAAGCGCACACCCCTGCCCCGCGGTGTGTTGATCGGACTGGCCGCCGCAGTGAAGCTGACCCCCGCCGTGTTCGTGCTGTACTTCCTGCTGCGCAAAGACTTTCGCGCGGCAGTGACGACGGCGGCCGCCTTCGTTGCGTTCAGCGCGGTGGGCGCGATCGCAACGTGGAGCGACTCGGTCACCTACTGGACCCGCACACTCTTCGACTCGGGCCGGATCGGCACTCCCGCGTATCCGGCAAATCAGAGCATCACCGGGGTGCTGGCACGTTTCGACGTGAGCGAGTCGTTGCGTACACCGATCTGGCTGCTGCTCGGCCTCGGGGTCCTCGCCCTGGTGATCGTCGCGATGCTCCGAACGCTCCGCGCCGGAGAGGCCGCGCTCGCGCTCGGGGTGAACGCGGTGCTGGGACTTCTGGTGTCCCCGGTGTCCTGGTCACACCACTGGGTGTGGTCGGTGCCGATCACCCTCGTGCTCGGGGTCCTCGCCTACCGGCGACGCAGCATCGCGCTCGGGCTCGTCGCAGTCGCGGGACTGGCCGTCATCAAGGTGGCCGCCCATTGGAAACTGGGAGTCGGCCGTTGGAGCGGCGTCCACTGGAGTGTGTGGGACCAGATCCTGGCGTCGTCCTACGTGTGGTGGGGCTGCGCTGTGGTAGCCGTGGCATTCGTCACCTTCGGCACGGCCGCATCCCGGCCGGACGGGGACGAACGCCGGACACCGTCCGGCGACGTGTCCGTCCCCGTGTCCTGA
- a CDS encoding ArsA family ATPase codes for MSEGGSGPARVQFFVGKGGVGKTTLAAATARAAADSGSRTLLVSLDQAHSLADVLGVGSARDLMSAADCLDVIELDTLAVLERRFRSVSALIAAAGNHDHGAQLSALEPEELTGLPGVQDVLGLREVVGFATSGRYDTVVVDCPPTADALRMLDAPAMTLDYIERVWPQHRRMIALVGTDPRLVMLVSLLEQVVSAVGEVRALLTNRSKTTVRLVTAPERVVLTETRRTLAAAALSDLRVDAILVNNLLPQFDSTEQGDGPGVAWLRRRRALQQRVLAELTASVGATVIRTVTRSVTEPVGLADLGDIARELYTDGVDAVAVLGKNPPAVRVGLESGAGVDSVYTMRMYLPLVNPSTLTLGRVEDDLVVGAEGVRRRIRLASVLRRCVVAGAELDGTDLVVRFTPDPQVWPV; via the coding sequence ATCAGCGAGGGCGGTAGCGGTCCCGCACGGGTCCAGTTCTTCGTTGGCAAGGGCGGTGTGGGTAAGACCACACTCGCTGCCGCGACGGCGCGGGCGGCTGCGGACAGTGGTAGTCGGACACTTCTCGTTTCCCTCGATCAAGCGCATTCACTCGCCGACGTCCTCGGTGTCGGGTCGGCACGGGACCTCATGTCGGCGGCCGACTGTCTCGACGTCATCGAACTGGATACTCTCGCCGTGCTGGAAAGGCGCTTCAGGAGCGTGTCGGCACTGATCGCCGCCGCAGGCAACCACGACCACGGCGCACAACTGTCGGCACTGGAACCCGAGGAGTTGACGGGGCTGCCGGGTGTGCAGGACGTGCTGGGTTTGCGGGAGGTCGTCGGCTTCGCCACCAGCGGGCGGTACGACACCGTCGTCGTGGACTGCCCACCCACCGCGGATGCGCTGCGGATGCTCGACGCGCCCGCGATGACCCTCGACTACATCGAGCGGGTGTGGCCGCAGCATCGTCGGATGATCGCCCTGGTGGGCACGGATCCGCGGCTGGTCATGCTGGTCTCGTTGCTCGAGCAGGTGGTCTCGGCCGTCGGCGAGGTCCGAGCGTTGCTGACGAACCGCTCGAAAACCACTGTGCGACTGGTGACCGCGCCCGAGCGGGTGGTGCTCACGGAAACTCGCCGTACCTTGGCCGCGGCGGCGCTCTCGGACCTGCGGGTCGATGCCATCCTCGTGAACAACCTTCTGCCGCAGTTCGATTCGACTGAGCAGGGAGATGGTCCCGGAGTCGCCTGGCTGAGGCGGCGACGGGCGCTCCAGCAGAGGGTGCTGGCCGAGCTCACCGCGTCGGTCGGAGCGACCGTGATCCGCACGGTGACCCGTTCGGTGACGGAGCCGGTAGGGTTGGCCGATCTCGGCGATATCGCCAGGGAGTTGTATACCGACGGCGTGGACGCGGTTGCAGTGCTGGGGAAGAACCCTCCCGCAGTGCGGGTGGGGCTGGAATCGGGGGCCGGTGTGGATTCTGTGTACACGATGCGGATGTATCTGCCGCTCGTGAATCCGTCGACTCTCACCTTGGGTCGAGTGGAGGACGATTTGGTGGTGGGTGCCGAAGGGGTGCGCCGGCGTATACGGCTCGCCTCCGTCCTACGCCGATGCGTCGTTGCCGGCGCGGAACTGGACGGCACCGACCTCGTGGTGCGCTTCACCCCGGACCCTCAGGTGTGGCCGGTATGA
- a CDS encoding ROK family protein, whose translation MNNGAGSDTGGSSPLTIGIDVGGTSIRASVVDASGEVLDSLQSPTPASAKALENGLDRAVRELSGRHSIAAVGLAVAGFITPDRTTVRFAPHLPWVGAPVGRDLGERLGLPVILEHDANAAAWAEHRFGAAAGGRNVVMLAVGTGIGAALLADGQLYRGSHGVAPELGHIQVVPGGRPCACGKRGCWERYCSGTALVDTAIELLAADPTTSTILAREVAVDPGALTGRRIAGAAQDGDPLAQQTMREFARWLGVGLALIGDVYDPDLIVIAGGVASSSPLFLDAAREHYAALTTGAGHRPLARIRSTQLGEAAGMIGAAELARAVLPDRVG comes from the coding sequence ATGAATAACGGCGCGGGCAGCGACACAGGCGGCAGCTCGCCACTGACCATCGGCATCGACGTCGGCGGGACCAGCATCCGTGCTTCGGTAGTCGATGCGAGTGGCGAGGTTCTGGACTCGCTCCAGTCGCCGACACCGGCGTCCGCGAAGGCTCTCGAGAACGGCCTCGACCGGGCCGTGCGGGAGCTGTCGGGGCGACACAGTATCGCCGCTGTCGGGCTGGCGGTCGCCGGATTCATCACCCCGGACCGCACCACGGTGCGGTTCGCGCCCCACCTGCCCTGGGTGGGTGCACCGGTAGGGCGGGACCTGGGCGAGCGGCTGGGCCTCCCGGTGATCCTCGAGCACGATGCCAATGCCGCCGCCTGGGCCGAGCACCGTTTCGGCGCTGCAGCCGGAGGTCGGAACGTCGTGATGCTTGCCGTCGGGACGGGCATCGGGGCCGCGCTCCTCGCGGACGGGCAGCTCTACCGCGGCAGCCATGGTGTCGCACCGGAGCTCGGGCACATTCAGGTGGTTCCGGGCGGCCGTCCGTGCGCGTGTGGGAAGCGCGGGTGCTGGGAGCGGTACTGCAGCGGCACGGCCCTCGTCGACACGGCGATCGAGCTGCTGGCCGCCGACCCGACGACCTCGACGATCCTCGCCCGTGAAGTCGCCGTCGATCCGGGTGCGCTGACGGGACGCCGGATCGCAGGCGCCGCCCAGGACGGGGACCCCCTGGCCCAACAGACGATGCGGGAATTCGCGCGCTGGCTCGGGGTGGGGCTGGCACTGATCGGCGACGTGTACGACCCTGATCTCATCGTGATCGCAGGCGGCGTGGCAAGCTCGTCCCCGTTGTTTCTCGACGCGGCACGCGAGCACTACGCTGCATTGACCACCGGCGCGGGCCACCGGCCGTTGGCGCGAATCCGGTCGACTCAACTGGGCGAGGCAGCGGGCATGATCGGTGCCGCGGAACTCGCCCGAGCCGTCCTGCCCGACCGGGTAGGTTGA
- the pknB gene encoding Stk1 family PASTA domain-containing Ser/Thr kinase: protein MHDGGQRLIGELLDRRYRVDALIARGGMSTVYRGLDMRLDRPVAIKVMDPQFAADPAFVARFEFEARSVARLGHPSLVAVYDQGHDREHAFLVMELVDGGTLRELLRERGPMPPHAVAAVAGPVLDALAVAHRAGLVHRDVKPENILISDGGEVKIADFGLVRAAAASNTTSNSVILGTAAYLSPEQVTSGVADTRSDVYSTGILLFELLTGRTPFTGDTSLSVAYQRINQDVPRPGSYIAGVPHEFDELVAEATHREPSHRFANAEQMGTALRSIAAALELPTYRVPAPRRSAQHLAAAASAPPLTSPPSPLAPPTAHLPAAPLHAPLPQHSGQPGIQHTRIVTAGTPRPPMDGHGSEGDDEPDEGYRYPDFAAERQRSRRTTILWLLVVLMLALAVGFGGWWMGSGRYTAVPAIDGLDRGAAVSAIEAAGLTSEIRGEYSDTAALDTVLGTDPPGGSRISRDGTVALVVSLGRPTVPPLPAGGDRSEIERELRHRTFMPVDGGQAFSAKVPIGAVAALDPAPGTSLPTGSQVKLIVSKGAPPVDIPDVRGMSEAEARASLEAVGIVVQDTATDFDRKVEEGDVIATDPKAGTQVSAGTSVTLTVSNAVRVPSMLGRTVGSARDELTRLGLEVKVRQVTDTDRSVVISQNPGSGDLVKPGSTVTLVSLP from the coding sequence GTGCACGATGGAGGTCAACGTTTGATCGGCGAACTGCTCGACCGGCGCTATCGGGTGGATGCCCTGATCGCGCGTGGGGGTATGTCCACCGTGTATCGGGGGCTCGACATGCGCCTCGACCGTCCGGTGGCCATCAAAGTGATGGACCCGCAGTTCGCTGCCGACCCTGCCTTCGTCGCCCGCTTCGAGTTCGAAGCCCGTTCGGTGGCCCGGCTGGGGCATCCCTCACTCGTCGCCGTCTACGACCAGGGACACGACCGCGAACACGCCTTTCTCGTGATGGAACTCGTCGACGGGGGAACGCTACGGGAACTGTTGCGTGAGCGCGGGCCGATGCCTCCGCATGCCGTGGCCGCGGTGGCTGGTCCGGTTCTCGATGCGCTGGCCGTCGCTCACCGTGCCGGACTCGTGCACAGGGACGTCAAACCGGAGAACATCCTGATTTCCGACGGCGGCGAGGTGAAGATCGCCGACTTCGGTCTGGTGCGCGCCGCAGCAGCATCGAACACCACGTCCAACAGCGTCATTCTCGGTACCGCCGCGTACCTGTCTCCCGAGCAGGTCACGTCCGGGGTCGCGGATACCCGCAGCGACGTCTATTCCACCGGAATCCTGCTATTCGAGCTTCTCACCGGGCGCACACCGTTTACCGGGGACACCTCCCTCTCCGTTGCGTATCAGCGCATCAACCAGGACGTTCCCCGACCGGGGTCGTACATCGCCGGGGTTCCGCACGAGTTCGACGAACTCGTCGCCGAGGCCACCCACCGGGAACCCTCACACCGTTTCGCCAACGCCGAACAGATGGGAACGGCACTCCGTAGCATCGCGGCGGCGCTCGAGCTGCCCACCTACCGGGTGCCCGCACCCCGCCGCTCGGCCCAGCATCTTGCGGCCGCTGCGAGCGCACCTCCACTCACCTCGCCGCCGAGCCCGCTCGCCCCACCCACCGCGCACCTTCCCGCTGCTCCTCTCCACGCACCGCTCCCGCAACACAGCGGACAGCCCGGTATCCAGCACACCCGCATCGTGACGGCGGGTACCCCGCGGCCCCCGATGGACGGGCACGGATCGGAGGGCGACGACGAACCCGACGAGGGGTACCGGTATCCGGATTTCGCCGCCGAACGTCAGCGGTCGCGACGGACGACGATCCTGTGGCTGCTGGTGGTACTGATGCTCGCCCTCGCCGTGGGGTTCGGCGGCTGGTGGATGGGTTCCGGCCGGTACACCGCGGTCCCGGCCATCGACGGGCTGGATCGAGGTGCCGCGGTGTCGGCGATCGAGGCGGCAGGGCTCACCTCGGAGATTCGCGGCGAGTATTCGGATACAGCCGCCCTCGACACCGTGCTGGGGACGGATCCCCCGGGCGGCTCGCGAATCTCCCGGGACGGCACGGTCGCGCTCGTCGTGTCACTCGGACGGCCGACCGTCCCGCCCCTGCCCGCCGGCGGCGATCGTTCCGAGATCGAGCGGGAGCTTCGGCACCGGACCTTCATGCCCGTCGACGGGGGTCAGGCATTCAGCGCGAAGGTTCCGATCGGTGCGGTGGCCGCGCTCGATCCGGCGCCCGGTACCTCACTCCCCACGGGCTCGCAGGTAAAACTCATCGTCAGCAAGGGCGCTCCCCCCGTCGACATCCCCGACGTGCGGGGAATGTCGGAGGCTGAGGCACGCGCGTCCCTCGAAGCGGTCGGCATCGTGGTGCAGGACACTGCCACCGACTTCGACCGGAAGGTCGAGGAAGGCGATGTCATCGCCACCGACCCGAAGGCCGGTACCCAGGTCAGCGCAGGCACCAGTGTCACCTTGACGGTATCCAACGCTGTGCGGGTGCCGTCGATGCTGGGACGCACCGTCGGATCCGCCCGCGACGAACTGACGCGACTGGGACTCGAGGTGAAGGTGCGTCAAGTCACCGACACCGACCGGTCCGTGGTGATCAGCCAGAACCCGGGCAGCGGCGACCTGGTGAAACCCGGGAGCACCGTCACCCTGGTGTCGCTGCCCTGA
- a CDS encoding SRPBCC family protein, which yields MPERTKRSISIEAPAARVMDVIADFDAYPAWVTAAKSVEVLDPGPNGRADRVRFVLDAGMVKDTYVLRYRWAPDGKAVSWELESGEIQKAQFGSYVLEEESGGSTTVTYELTVDLTIPMIGLFKRKAEKAITDTALKELKKRVEG from the coding sequence ATGCCCGAGAGGACCAAGAGGTCGATCAGTATCGAGGCGCCGGCCGCCCGGGTGATGGATGTGATCGCCGACTTCGACGCGTATCCGGCGTGGGTGACGGCAGCGAAATCCGTGGAGGTACTGGACCCGGGGCCGAACGGCAGGGCCGATCGGGTGCGCTTCGTCCTCGATGCGGGAATGGTCAAGGACACGTATGTGCTCCGCTACCGATGGGCGCCGGACGGCAAGGCCGTGAGCTGGGAGCTCGAGTCGGGCGAGATACAGAAGGCGCAATTCGGTTCGTATGTGCTCGAGGAAGAATCGGGCGGCAGTACCACCGTCACCTACGAACTGACCGTGGACCTCACCATCCCGATGATCGGCCTGTTCAAGCGCAAGGCCGAAAAGGCCATCACCGATACAGCGCTCAAGGAACTGAAGAAGCGGGTGGAAGGCTGA
- a CDS encoding class II 3-deoxy-7-phosphoheptulonate synthase, whose product MNWTVDVPIDRLPELPPLPSVMREQLDAALAKPAAQQPQWPEGQAAAMRTVLESVPPITVASEVVALQEKLAQVARGEAFLLQGGDCAETFADNTEPHIKGNIRTLLQMAVVLTYGASLPVVKVARIAGQYAKPRSSNVDALGLQSYRGDMINSLVADEAVRAHDPSRLVRAYANASAAMNLVRALTGAGMADLHKVHDWNREFVASSPAGARYEALAAEIDRGLQFMNACGVTDPSLHQAQIFASHEALVLDYERAMLRLDNDDDHPKLYDLSAHFLWIGDRTRQLDGAHIAFAELVSNPIGLKIGPSTTPEMAVEYVERLDPTNKPGRLTLISRMGNNKVRDLLPPIIEKVQATGHQIIWQCDPMHGNTHEASTGYKTRHFDRIVDEVQGFFEVHNGLGTYPGGIHVELTGENVTECLGGAQDISDLDLSGRYETACDPRLNTQQSLELAFLVAEMLRG is encoded by the coding sequence GTGAACTGGACTGTCGACGTGCCGATCGACCGCTTGCCCGAACTTCCGCCGCTTCCTTCCGTGATGCGTGAGCAGCTCGACGCTGCCCTGGCCAAGCCGGCTGCCCAGCAGCCGCAGTGGCCGGAGGGGCAGGCCGCGGCGATGCGGACCGTCCTCGAGAGCGTTCCGCCGATCACGGTCGCCAGCGAGGTCGTCGCGCTGCAGGAGAAGCTGGCGCAAGTGGCCCGTGGGGAGGCATTCCTCCTCCAGGGCGGTGACTGCGCGGAGACCTTCGCCGACAACACCGAGCCGCACATCAAGGGCAACATTCGCACGCTGCTGCAGATGGCGGTCGTCCTCACCTACGGCGCGAGCCTGCCCGTGGTGAAGGTTGCGCGCATCGCCGGTCAGTACGCGAAGCCGAGGTCGTCGAACGTGGACGCTCTGGGACTGCAGTCGTACCGCGGTGACATGATCAACTCCCTCGTCGCGGACGAGGCGGTTCGGGCCCACGACCCGTCGCGGCTGGTGCGCGCCTACGCGAACGCGAGTGCAGCGATGAACCTCGTCCGCGCGCTCACCGGCGCGGGCATGGCCGATCTGCACAAGGTCCACGACTGGAACCGTGAGTTCGTGGCGTCCTCACCCGCGGGTGCCCGCTATGAGGCACTTGCCGCGGAAATCGACCGTGGGCTGCAGTTCATGAACGCGTGCGGCGTCACCGATCCGAGCCTGCATCAGGCGCAGATCTTCGCCAGCCATGAGGCGCTGGTCCTCGATTACGAGCGAGCGATGCTCCGTCTGGACAATGACGACGATCACCCCAAGCTGTACGACCTGTCGGCCCACTTCCTGTGGATCGGTGACCGCACCCGTCAGCTCGACGGAGCGCACATCGCCTTCGCGGAACTGGTGTCCAACCCGATCGGACTGAAGATCGGTCCCAGCACCACCCCCGAGATGGCCGTCGAATACGTCGAGCGTCTCGACCCCACCAACAAACCGGGCCGGCTGACGCTGATCTCCCGGATGGGCAACAACAAGGTGCGCGACCTGCTGCCGCCCATCATCGAGAAGGTGCAGGCCACCGGTCATCAGATCATCTGGCAGTGCGACCCGATGCACGGCAACACGCATGAGGCGTCCACCGGCTACAAGACCCGTCACTTCGACCGCATCGTCGACGAGGTTCAGGGATTCTTCGAGGTCCACAACGGCCTCGGCACCTACCCGGGCGGCATCCATGTCGAGTTGACCGGCGAGAACGTCACCGAGTGCCTCGGCGGCGCCCAGGACATTTCCGACCTCGATCTCTCGGGCCGCTACGAGACCGCCTGCGACCCGAGGCTCAACACGCAGCAGTCACTCGAACTGGCGTTCCTCGTCGCGGAGATGCTGCGGGGCTGA
- a CDS encoding Rv2175c family DNA-binding protein, translating into MSAIPYCDDVLDPSVSLLQLVDVAKSLGVPVTRVQQLLRDEQLIAVRRNGVLGVPELFFGEDGQTLKWLPGLIAVLHDGGFRDEEILLWLFREDDSLPGTPVQALHGDLAREAIRRAQAMGF; encoded by the coding sequence GTGAGTGCCATCCCTTACTGTGACGATGTCCTGGACCCTTCCGTCTCGCTACTACAGCTGGTGGACGTGGCGAAGTCGCTGGGTGTACCCGTCACACGCGTGCAGCAGCTTCTACGGGATGAGCAGCTGATCGCTGTTCGCCGCAACGGTGTGCTCGGCGTTCCGGAACTGTTCTTCGGCGAGGACGGGCAGACGCTGAAGTGGCTGCCCGGTCTCATCGCGGTACTACACGACGGCGGTTTCCGCGACGAGGAGATTCTGCTGTGGCTTTTCCGGGAGGACGACAGCCTTCCGGGGACGCCTGTGCAGGCGCTGCACGGGGATCTGGCTCGAGAGGCCATACGCCGGGCACAGGCGATGGGTTTCTGA
- a CDS encoding lysophospholipid acyltransferase family protein — MWYWLFKYVFLGPVLWILGRPTVEGTENIPAEGGAILASNHQAVLDSFFLPLRVSRRITFLAKSEYFTGTGLKGAFQRWFFSVAGQVPIDRTGADAAQDALNAGLRVLSQGKLLGIYPEGTRSPDGRLYKGKTGLARLALESGVKVIPVAMIGTAKVNPIGSRLWRPAKVTVRIGEPIDFSRFEGMGGNRFVERAVTDEVMYKLMKLSGQEYVDIYAATLKKSTPTGPTAVPEAGLAPATDVTRMPDTRAS; from the coding sequence ATGTGGTACTGGCTCTTCAAGTACGTGTTTTTGGGGCCGGTTCTCTGGATTTTGGGTAGGCCCACGGTGGAGGGAACGGAGAACATTCCGGCCGAGGGTGGTGCCATTTTGGCGAGTAACCATCAGGCAGTGCTGGATTCATTCTTCCTTCCGTTGCGTGTCTCGCGCAGGATCACCTTCCTCGCGAAGAGCGAGTACTTCACCGGGACGGGACTGAAGGGCGCCTTCCAGCGCTGGTTCTTCTCCGTCGCCGGGCAGGTGCCGATCGACCGCACCGGGGCCGACGCCGCGCAGGACGCGCTGAATGCCGGTCTGCGCGTGTTGTCGCAGGGGAAGTTGCTGGGCATCTATCCGGAGGGCACCCGTTCTCCGGACGGCCGGCTCTACAAGGGGAAGACCGGACTGGCGCGGTTGGCGCTCGAGTCCGGTGTGAAGGTCATCCCGGTGGCCATGATCGGAACGGCGAAGGTCAACCCGATCGGTTCGCGGCTATGGCGTCCAGCGAAGGTGACCGTCCGGATCGGGGAGCCGATCGATTTCTCCCGGTTCGAGGGAATGGGCGGCAATCGGTTCGTCGAGCGAGCCGTCACCGACGAGGTGATGTACAAGCTGATGAAGCTGTCCGGTCAGGAGTACGTCGACATCTACGCGGCGACCCTCAAGAAGTCGACGCCGACCGGCCCGACTGCGGTGCCGGAGGCAGGACTCGCCCCGGCCACCGATGTCACTCGGATGCCGGACACACGCGCGAGCTGA
- a CDS encoding polyadenylate-specific 3'-exoribonuclease AS, with amino-acid sequence MRYFYDCEFIEDGRTIDLVSIGVVAEDGREFYAVSTEFDPARAGKWVRRNVLPKLPQPSSPLWKSRARIRDDLYTFLIPRPGVVPELWAWVAAYDHVALCQLWGDMTALPQLLPRYTRELRQYWEDNGSPALPPAPGDAHDALADARHNMAKFEAVRVARSLR; translated from the coding sequence GTGCGTTACTTCTACGACTGCGAGTTCATCGAGGATGGTCGCACGATCGACCTGGTGTCGATCGGGGTGGTCGCAGAGGACGGACGTGAATTCTACGCCGTGTCCACCGAGTTCGATCCCGCGCGCGCCGGAAAGTGGGTGCGGCGGAACGTTCTGCCGAAACTGCCGCAACCGTCGTCCCCCTTGTGGAAGAGCCGCGCGCGGATCCGGGACGACCTGTACACGTTCCTGATTCCCCGACCCGGCGTGGTGCCCGAACTGTGGGCGTGGGTGGCCGCCTACGACCACGTCGCCCTGTGTCAGCTGTGGGGAGACATGACGGCGTTGCCGCAGTTGCTGCCCCGCTACACCCGAGAGCTCCGTCAGTACTGGGAGGACAACGGCAGTCCAGCCCTTCCACCTGCACCGGGAGACGCACACGACGCACTGGCCGACGCCCGGCACAACATGGCAAAGTTCGAAGCCGTGCGGGTGGCGCGGTCGCTGCGGTGA